In one window of Onychomys torridus chromosome 7, mOncTor1.1, whole genome shotgun sequence DNA:
- the Rhoa gene encoding transforming protein RhoA, with translation MAAIRKKLVIVGDGACGKTCLLIVFSKDQFPEVYVPTVFENYVADIEVDGKQVELALWDTAGQEDYDRLRPLSYPDTDVILMCFSIDSPDSLENIPEKWTPEVKHFCPNVPIILVGNKKDLRNDEHTRRELAKMKQEPVKPEEGRDMANRIGAFGYMECSAKTKDGVREVFEMATRAALQARRGKKKSGCLIL, from the exons ATGGCTGCCATCAGGAAGAAACTGGTGATTGTTGGTGATGGAGCTTGTGGTAAGACGTGCTTGCTCATAGTCTTCAGCAAGGACCAATTCCCAGAGGTTTATGTGCCCACAGTGTTTGAAAACTATGTGGCAGATATCGAAGTGGATGGAAAGCAG GTGGAGTTGGCTTTGTGGGACACAGCTGGACAGGAAGATTATGATCGCCTGAGGCCTCTCTCCTATCCAGACACtgatgttattctgatgtgtttctCCATCGACAGCCCTGATAGTTTAG aaaacatCCCAGAAAAATGGACTCCTGAAGTCAAACATTTCTGTCCTAATGTGCCCATCATCCTGGTTGGGAACAAGAAGGATCTTCGGAATGATGAGCACACAAGACGGGAGTTAGCCAAGATGAAGCAG GAGCCGGTAAAGCCTGAAGAAGGCAGAGATATGGCAAACAGGATTGGCGCTTTCGGGTACATGGAGTGTTCAGCAAAGACCAAAGATGGAGTGAGAGAGGTTTTTGAAATGGCCACAAGAGCTGCTCTGCAAGCCAGACGTGGGAAGAAAAAATCTGGGTGCCTCATTTTGTGA
- the Gpx1 gene encoding glutathione peroxidase 1 — MCAARLSATAQATVYAFSARPLAGGEPVSLGSLRGKVLLIENVASLUGTTTRDYTEMNDLQRRLGPRGLMVLGFPCNQFGHQENAKNEEILNSLKYIRPGGGFEPNFTLFEKCEVNGEKAHPLFTFLRESLPAPSDDPTALMTDPKYIIWSPVCRNDIAWNFEKFLVGPDGVPVRRYSRRFRTIDIEPDIEALLPQQPSGS, encoded by the exons ATGTGTGCAGCTCGGCTCTCCGCGACGGCTCAGGCCACCGTGTATGCCTTTTCCGCGCGCCCGCTGGCGGGCGGGGAGCCTGTGAGCCTGGGCTCCCTGCGTGGCAAAGTGCTGCTCATCGAGAATGTGGCGTCCCTCTGAGGCACAACGACCCGGGACTACACCGAGATGAACGATCTGCAAAGACGCCTCGGGCCTCGTGGCCTGATGGTGCTCGGTTTCCCGTGCAATCAGTTCGGACATCAG GAGAATGCCAAGAACGAAGAGATTCTGAATTCCCTCAAGTATATCCGACCGGGTGGGGGGTTCGAACCCAACTTTACATTGTTTGAGAAGTGCGAGGTGAATGGTGAGAAAGCTCACCCGCTCTTTACCTTCCTGCGGGAGTCCTTGCCAGCACCCAGTGACGATCCCACTGCGCTCATGACCGACCCCAAATACATCATTTGGTCTCCAGTGTGCCGCAACGACATTGCCTGGAACTTTGAGAAGTTCCTGGTGGGCCCCGACGGGGTTCCAGTGCGCAGGTACAGCCGCCGCTTTCGCACCATCGACATTGAACCTGACATAGAAGCCCTGCTGCCCCAGCAGCCCAGCGGCTCCTAA